A stretch of the Desulforamulus ferrireducens genome encodes the following:
- the pdxT gene encoding pyridoxal 5'-phosphate synthase glutaminase subunit PdxT, with protein sequence MKVGVLAVQGAFAEHEEILSQLGVDYIELRNGKDARQDFDGLILPGGESTTQGKLLRELDMFEPLKEKLVRGLPVLATCAGLILLAEEISNDTARYFGTLPVTVKRNAYGRQLGSFYTEEQFGDLGKVPMTFIRAPYVESVRAGVEILARVEQKIVGVRYKNQIGLSFHPELNDNRKIHQMFLASIALI encoded by the coding sequence ATGAAGGTAGGAGTACTGGCCGTACAAGGGGCCTTTGCCGAGCACGAGGAAATTCTTTCACAGCTTGGCGTGGATTATATTGAACTTCGCAATGGAAAGGATGCCCGCCAAGATTTCGACGGACTAATTCTGCCCGGCGGTGAAAGTACCACCCAAGGCAAACTGCTCCGAGAACTGGACATGTTTGAGCCGCTGAAGGAAAAGTTAGTCAGGGGATTACCTGTTTTGGCAACCTGTGCCGGGCTCATTCTGCTGGCGGAGGAGATTTCCAACGATACTGCCCGCTATTTTGGCACTTTACCGGTAACAGTCAAGCGCAATGCCTATGGCAGACAGCTGGGCAGCTTTTACACAGAGGAACAATTTGGCGATCTAGGTAAGGTACCCATGACCTTTATCCGCGCACCCTATGTAGAATCAGTCCGTGCGGGTGTAGAGATCCTTGCCAGGGTAGAGCAAAAAATTGTCGGGGTTAGATATAAAAATCAAATTGGACTATCCTTTCACCCCGAATTAAATGATAACAGGAAAATACATCAAATGTTTCTCGCTAGCATTGCCTTAATATAA
- the pdxS gene encoding pyridoxal 5'-phosphate synthase lyase subunit PdxS — MDSKRYELNKELAQMLKGGVIMDVTTPEQAKIAEAAGACAVMALERIPADIRAAGGVSRMSDPKMIKGIMEAVSIPVMAKCRIGHFVEAQILEAIEIDFIDESEVLSPADDVHHIDKTKFKVPFVCGARDLGEALRRINEGAAMIRTKGEPGTGDIVQAVRHMRMINRQISRLAGLREDELYQEAKELQVPYELVLYVHKHKRLPVVNFAAGGIATPADAALMMQLGAEGVFVGSGIFKSGNPEKRAQAIVKAVTNYQDPKVLAELSEDLGEAMVGINEQEIELLMSERGK; from the coding sequence TTGGATAGTAAAAGATATGAATTAAATAAGGAACTGGCTCAGATGCTGAAGGGAGGCGTGATTATGGATGTAACCACGCCGGAACAAGCTAAGATTGCGGAGGCTGCCGGAGCCTGTGCTGTCATGGCTTTGGAACGTATTCCCGCAGATATTCGTGCCGCCGGTGGCGTTTCCCGGATGAGTGACCCAAAAATGATTAAAGGCATTATGGAGGCAGTTTCCATTCCGGTCATGGCCAAGTGTCGCATTGGTCATTTTGTGGAGGCTCAGATACTGGAGGCCATTGAAATAGATTTTATAGATGAGAGCGAAGTGCTTTCTCCTGCCGATGATGTTCATCATATAGACAAAACCAAATTTAAGGTGCCCTTTGTCTGTGGTGCCAGGGACTTGGGAGAAGCCTTACGTAGAATTAATGAAGGTGCCGCCATGATTCGCACCAAGGGGGAACCGGGTACCGGTGATATTGTGCAGGCGGTACGCCATATGAGAATGATCAATAGGCAAATTAGCCGCTTGGCTGGCCTGCGGGAAGATGAGCTTTACCAAGAGGCTAAGGAACTGCAGGTGCCCTATGAATTGGTGCTTTATGTACATAAGCATAAGCGTCTGCCGGTGGTCAATTTCGCCGCAGGTGGTATAGCCACCCCTGCCGACGCTGCCCTGATGATGCAGCTGGGTGCGGAAGGTGTTTTTGTCGGCTCTGGTATTTTTAAGTCAGGAAATCCGGAAAAAAGAGCTCAGGCTATTGTCAAGGCGGTTACCAATTACCAAGATCCCAAGGTATTAGCAGAGCTGTCTGAGGATTTGGGCGAAGCTATGGTGGGTATTAACGAGCAGGAAATTGAACTGCTTATGTCCGAGCGAGGCAAGTAA